GTTAGCCTCTTCTTTTCGTCCGGAAAGCTTTGTATGATCGCTGCCTTGGTCTAACAGGAACTGAGAATCAAATACCCCACATCGACCACTTGCAATCAAGAGCCCTGCACTGCCAAACAATGCAAAATCCACAGCCACAAACAACAGTGGTAATAATACTCAGGATCGTATTGATTAATATTACTggtttaacaataaaatactgCCGACTGTTCAAAATACAGATGATGGACCTGGTGTCTTTCTTACTTGGCCTGCCAAGCAGCCGTATCAATTAGAGCACAGAGAAAAGCTCTACAATATGCTCACATTCTGTGCCTGGAAGAATAGCCTTTTGCTGTGGATCTGGGAGAACATGCTTACTGTAATAATAGTACTGTAGTATAGTAAGTTGGCAAAGGATCACACTGCAGTATGTCCCTTTGGGCCACTTGACTTGCTGATTACACTCTCTTCTCTCAGTGACCGACTTGTTTGCGTGTGATCTTCTCTATTCTCCTGCCAGGTTTGACTTCACAACCCTCTCCACTTctcacttcctgagtggcctctctgcctcctcccctctcccagcttctgttctcctgtgctctttaatctttgctgtctgcccagtctttctcacacctgaagaaggcttcacagccgaaacgttgggttttctgtcttctcttttcagcacggaataaacctattgcttgcgcctttgcagactacgtgcctgctgacgcagctccccacctgattACACTCTTATACTTTTATAACGTTTGGGAACCTTTCTTGGCCACTCGGTTCAGGCTTAAATATTTACGTGATGAATTAAACTTGCCTGTGTTACTATGAAACCCATGTGTACCTGAGCAGAGCCCCCTTTACTTCTCTTTTTCtcagtttgtattttctgtgtCCGTCGTTATGAAAAAAGAGAGGTTAACAGCTTCAAGAAATACAAATTGATCGGATGGATCATAGTACTACATTAGAGTTGTAGTCTTTTGAATGTAGTGCTGACATTTGCACCAACATGAATGTGACTACTGACAGtatggctggacagcttgttccacacccccacaacccCTTGGTGTAAAGACTTTCCTACAGATCAAGGCTGGCCTTGGAACTGTTTCCCCTATGGGACAAGGCAGCCCTCAGTGACAGGGCCTTCGTCAGGGGCTGAGACAGAGGTGTATTCGAAGGCTTGGACAGGGTGTACATAGTCTCACGAAGATGCCTCATGTTTCTGCTCTCAGGCGCTATGGAAAGTGACAGCTTCATGTCTTCAGACAAAGCGGACTACTGCTTCATCCGCAACTCCAAACACATGTTTCTGGTGGTCACGTCTGAGTGCCTGCACTTTGAAAAAAGAACTACAAAGCAGTGGAAATCTGGTAAGTCTGGATTCACTTATTTTAGTAACTTTTGATCTGCTTTTATTTAACTGCCAGGTAAAAGCTCAGTGCTTTGCAGTGATGTACTGACTGCCACCAGAAAGCAAACACAAAGTCAGAGAGAACTGAATCTTCATTTTTTCTGTAAACGTTATGAAAACGCTTTACACTGAAACAAATTTCTTCAATTCTGGCTCGCCAGTCACACCTTCTACAGAGCTAtcacagacacacccacacaaAGCATACTGGTTTTCAATTGCTTCTATCCTTAGCTAGAATAATTCAGCTCAACCGCAGTTATTCTCAGGTGTGTGCCGCCTCAGGCTCAGAAAAGATTAAAGTGGAATGTCCCAACATTCACTTCGCACAAACCCCAGCTGGACCACTcccaggtactgtgtaagaacACACAAGGCGTAGAGTAACAAGACACTGGGCACAGAGTGACAGTGATCGAGACGCAGTGTAGCAATGCACAGGGCACAGAGTTACAATGAACAGGGCAAACTGTACCAATGCACAGGGCACAGAGTTACAATGAACAAGGCAAACTGTAGCAAAGCAGAGGGCACAGAGTAACAATGCACAAGACGCAGTGTAGCAATGCACAGGGCACAGAGTCACAATGAACAGGGCAAACTGTACCAATGCACAGGGCACAGAGTTACAATGAACAGGGCAAACCGTAGCAATGCACAGCCACATAGTCCCAATCAATAAGACGCTGTGTAGCAATGCAAAGGGCAAAGAgtcacaaaacacacaaaacacaatgCACAGAGCACAGAATCACAATGCACAAGATGCAGTGTAGCAATGCACAGGGCACAGAGTCACAATGAACAAGATGCAGTGTAGCAATCCACAGGGCACAGAGTAACAATGAACAAGATGCAGAGTAGCAATGCATAGGAGACAGAGTCACAAGATGCACAAGATGCAGTGAAGCAATGCATAGGGCACAGAGAAACAATGAACAGGGCCCTGTGCGGCAATGCACAGGGTACAGAGTCACAATGAACAAGATGCAGCATAGCAATGCACAGGGCACATAGTAACAGTGTACAGGATGCAGCATAGCAGTGCACAGGGCACAGAGTCACAATGAACAAGGTGCAGTGAAGCAATGCACAGGGCACGGTGTCACAATGAACAAGGCGCAGTATTGCAGTGTGTGATGAATTCCACAGTCCACAACATATGAGGGAGGCAGGATGCCTCCAGTTCAACAGTGCACGTTTCGGTGGTCTGTCATGGTTATTGGCTTTCGGAGCCCCTCCAGGCGTCTTTGAGGTGCCAGTGGCCCCGCTGTGGAGAAGCCAGCACAGTCCCAGGACCAGTCGGTCCCAGAGGAGGGACCTTCAAGGCTCTGCCCCTCACTGTCTGGCTTCCCTTCTCTGTGAGACACACGTCAAAGGTCTCCTCAGAGATCTCAAGTTCAAGTTTGTTGATTTTTCATTCCAGACAGGTATTCTGTGGAAAGAAATATCCTTCCTCCTGGTCCAAagtgcaaatacagacaggacagacagaccactgacagacattggaggcaggatacacatagtgcaaggtgcaaagtgcagatagtgcaaattacaaagcaatacataatacaatatgCACAACACACTGATCTTCTGGTGCGAATGACCTGGCTTAACTCTCTTACATCCAGATTCAAACAAAACTACACGAATCAACTTGCCCTTAGAGACTTGGGAGCTTCCCAATGTCTAGAAATCGACCCTCGTGACGAATCAGATCCTTCAGTCAGTAAAAACGAATCCTGTGGAATGTGCGATCACCTGGGCCAAACAGATCAGTTCCTTTTCCTGCAGTGGCCTTCCAGTCCCACAGGATCCTGATCAGGCTATCAAGCTAGGCATGTCCAGTTTTCACTCCCAGAGGAGGCCTTGGTCAAAGCCTTGGCCTGCTCCATCAGCAACGCACACTGTAATGATGCACAGGGCACAGTGTAGCAATGCAACATGTAACAATGCACAGGGCACAGTGTAGCAATGCAACGTGTAACAATGCACAGGGCACAGTGTAGCAatgcaacatgtacagtaacaatGCACAGGGCACAGTGTAGCAAtccaacatgtacagtaacaatGCACAGGGCACAGTATAGCAATCCAACATGTAAAGTAACAATGTACAGGGCACAGTGTAGCAATGCACAGTGTGCCAATGCAAAGGGCACAGTGTAGCAATGCACAAGATGGGCGGATCAGTATCACATGCCTCTATAATCGCCTTCACCTATAACCTACCAGCCAAACACCGCCTAGCAACCCGGAAGTCCATTCACAAACAAGGTGTTCGAGACTGACTTCCTGACTCCGAGATGCAGACCTGGGGACTTGGTGGCCCGAGCCGTGCACGCTGTCGTAGGAAAGCACCAAGAATCACAGACGGTTCCTTTCAGGGCACATAGAGCTGCGCGGTAAAACCGGTAAACCGCGGTCCTTTAGTCACGCGGTACGTACCGTGGTACGTTTTACGCCGTACCGGTTCGCTCGGTAATTTCCGGCAATGTCCGTTAGCGGATTTCTTTTTTCGATTTTAACAAAGATTTTCCTCTGTTTACATTCATAAAATCCAATCTGATCCAAAGAACAAAATGACTGCGATTAAATGTCGTTAACTTTCAAAGggtgagaaaaaaaaggcaTACTAAAAGTATTTCCCCGCATATCATTGGCTAGTATAGTACGTTTAGAAATATGACGTAATTTCGGAAACCACGCAGAAATAATCGCAGCTGATTGGTTCAGAACGACCTTGACTTTCACCAATACGGACATTCCCAATGACCCATTGAacatgtgctgttttttctagtttttctgATTCTACTGTAGCTCTAGTCGGGAAGGAAGTCTGGTCTTGATCATGTTATTAATTCCATTACTACCATTAGACAAGCTcagagtttttttctttttttgcaagcAAGATTGTCTTGAGCTGTTTGAGTCAATATAGAATGTCGTATCCCGACACTGTTTTAAACATAAAGTTGACGTTCACAACTTTATGAAACACGTTCAGCATGTTCGATTGCCCTCGGCTATTTCAGCAAAAACGTCAAAAAATCCTCAAGATTCTTTGACGTTTTTGCTGAAATAGCCGAGGGCAATCGAACATGCTGAACGTGTTTCATAAAGTTGTGAACGTCAACTTTCAAGCACCTGTCAAATCTGGAATTTTATGTTGTTATCTTGCTAAGCCAAATTAACCTCTTATaccttgtggggaaaaaaaaatgtaatcttttaaGGCCTGACAAAAACGTGCATGCTGTTAAATTGTTCTGTTACACTGTTCAGTGTTATTTCTAGTTCTTTAGTTCCAATGAAACAACAACATAATTTCCATGATTTATCAATCTGCTTTACTAATCATGAaatcaaactatgagagagtcTCCATACATAAACATGCAAAATAGTCTGCAGTATACTGCAGTACATGCAGGAGTTCAGATTCTGTTAACAGCAGTGGCACCTCGAGAGCCGGGACCTAGGGGTAGGGgggggtctcctttagctcactcggcTGGCTCCTGGGTTCTCGCCCCAGGCGATGAGCCGGGACGAACCGGCGGggtggagcggcgagggcaGTCCGATACCTGTGGACACACTTTGACCCCTCGTGGCCGGGACTGGGGATCCCTGTTGCAAAAGCCCACTGTGTTCTGTGTCGCAGACGACATGAGGTTCCTGCTGAAGGTATTCAACAACACGGAGGACCACAGGGACATGGCCGTGGCGCTGGAGTTGCACGGCGAGGGGAGAACACGAGCGCTCTACTGCAAGGAGGAGAGCACCGTCGCTTACAAGGTGAGCCTGGGTACCGTACCCATCCAGCGTAAGAGCTCGGCTGCAAGCCTCCTGCGGTTCACAGTGTGAGCCGATCCCAGGATCCCCCTCCTGACCGACTGTGCTGTTCGCTTCACCAGCACAGTCGGACAGCTCGTCCCGGAACCCCGCCCCTCCCTCACAGCCACTAGGTGAACAAAAACTTCCAAAAAGGAACAGAAGTTTTGGCCAATGCACGCACGTTTCCTCCACTAACCGCTGCCTTCGCTGTTGCAGGAGACGGCCTTGGCCGACACCATCCCCGGAGACTCTCACGAGAGTATCTTTTACCTCAGGAGGATCCAGGACAACACTTTCACGCTGGAGTCGTCAAAATACAAGGGCAGCTACCTGTTCTGCTACCAAGATGGCCCCTGCTACAAACTCATTTTGAAGAAGATGACGGATGAGGTAGATGAAGGCCAACACGTTACAATAGAATCGTGCTCGGATGAGGACCCATGAGTCAGAATTCCCTGTCCGTGCGGGAACAGTACCCCCTCTATTGCCCCCAAGTTATTACACTTGTCTGGTTTGAAATGAATTTTTAGTTGCTTTTGGATAAGGGCAACAATTAAATCAATTCACAGAGTGAAATTAAGGGATTAATTTATTGATTAAATGCCCTGCACAAGTTAAAATGAAAGTCTAGAAAGAAATGTAGATTTCAGCTACTCATGGGAGATTCCTCTAGGCAGGAGTATTTGGGAAATAAGTATATTCTCCAGTAACATGAGCCCAAAAGTAATAAGgaataaagaagaaataaatggTGTTTTAGTAGTGTGGGTCTCACATTTGTGGCTCCTGATTGTAGCCTTTTTATGGAAATTATTCCATAGTTTGTGCTCAGAAAAAGAGATTACTCTTTTCTGTCAGAACAGGCTCGTGGTTTCCTCTTCAGAACGAAGTCTTTTTACAGGTCTAGCAGTCCGTTTaactgcaacatactgtatgcgaGGCATTATAcggtttcaaaaatgttttttaaaacattctttccACGATGTGTGATCCACGCCGTACAATGCACAGCATGCGACTGAcgcaggtttttttttgccgTTCAGcttgattaaatatttaactcTGCCAGTGTCTTTGCTTTTTGTAACGCTGCCAAAAATAGCATTCCCCCCAATCAAAACTCACCCACTTGAAATCCGAGTCTCATTGGGAATGCCGATTTCCTAGCTGTGCTCCCACATGACTACTCAGAGAAGTAACAAAGCAGACAGAATGCAAGAATGTTGTAGCAGCAGAATCAGTCATGACATTAAGACATGAGCCTCTGCAAAATGAAAATGGGATGACTGCGGCTAGAAGGGAAAATGACTCTGCCTTCAGCATTCCAGATATTCCGGATTCATTTTTGCCTG
This DNA window, taken from Lepisosteus oculatus isolate fLepOcu1 chromosome 23, fLepOcu1.hap2, whole genome shotgun sequence, encodes the following:
- the LOC107075709 gene encoding interleukin-18-like; translated protein: MSCFPVTGEKIKFALCNDQGVFFEGEDNGAMESDSFMSSDKADYCFIRNSKHMFLVVTSECLHFEKRTTKQWKSDDMRFLLKVFNNTEDHRDMAVALELHGEGRTRALYCKEESTVAYKETALADTIPGDSHESIFYLRRIQDNTFTLESSKYKGSYLFCYQDGPCYKLILKKMTDEVDEGQHVTIESCSDEDP